The following proteins are encoded in a genomic region of Leptospira langatensis:
- a CDS encoding Ig-like domain-containing protein — MKRSFYKEISRGLEMSQKYRKPFSSNIGEGKREGNSIKRAAEFFLLLLLTFGVLDCKGTKVGGFDFSDIFDLGFFSGGKIFGVDPNIQPPYNSVDNDVATIPTDFGSTTPQAILYINSLDNVDRYKELEIRFSEPMNKSLTEANFSITGTSGNLSGPTPGGEFYWMSSQKLRFNPYRELKPAETYTLTITSDAPTLGGVPLQTYTVSFRTTADYSLTNKITQGGQYTLNGTNDITFDQSAALQLSSSFTNPVAGENYIQSIVLKKLSSTNYEQICASPPCSMSAAIALNLSTSSIAPTVGGNTYYYEIQTANGKIFRKYFSFNYGRLENADNVLPYVANGVMDEAQMLPFLGKAIQKYTTGAFKILDSTGVPRTFQEFLLGMPDYPKKKMYENGAWTIGEACIKPDGLMSGNNNLSTFQNYQYISVFGSKPGAEGRGYCYVRPSQCGPTDNGGPNDNGAPYAPNSSWNWADYNACQAGNQAKCQAITHWGDPNWSLCHYPTVAKQYDGYTSTVFAPFGRPKGKISSMCDDTVDINNAVSWIACFKTFGDVSAISPGPFSKYSATLNITDQGIANGSSAVNMDVYVTDMRLPSFVKCGSTNSTYGCSAGVGTKLGNVQADLKVNPGAGAVAPGLGLDLKSRYVEVDLLVVSRFEDWFGTFMGPGALLVFTTTAKLNWDPAVEGALNGSGYDWNNVQLSKPRLATARARNTLSVTSDGLINMNVRTPFGINDTYFPDNPSTADILSNTNNFFVLPWSNPNHLPMANLYPGENTSDFMWTSPMTYLGGSEQFGDVVSAIVGSQSIQDMAGTTVPLVKQIITQYMLKDIVTRIAPNVLNSVISDLRDTGVTITLPDYLPAPLGNFPLTVKFKLNTDATIKHDGTNKGLVTSLDFAFTSSYSPAAGLRTQSGKTGMVTTRAWTAANPPPSAYQFSQSAANPGFLISMHTDTISQAAFHLWKRRGLDIVLNKAFIDGMNAFAGADPLFALTTSFLKASPLVTILVPGRNKLQGLNSSNQIAPPVKSYDDIDMVMSPIMAPNVKFKPMTSSGVPKMRLFFTEMQLQIVAKKPASCAGLTDDDLTDCQADTRANGYQQTLGTVRISFAADADFRFKMFSNPTNNPNLANLNALQVILDPNNNLDYTVEVLEGSTYNPFGLDPEGIKSVISPLVTTLVIPMVNSIMKEIPMPPTITFPKLRNAAATSSPLNLSTACAISAKSDKVQFFTLNTPQVSDPYLLGGMRFVGDALVDPSSLIVCP; from the coding sequence ATGAAGAGAAGTTTTTACAAAGAGATAAGTCGAGGATTGGAAATGAGTCAGAAATATAGAAAACCGTTTTCTTCGAATATCGGAGAGGGGAAACGCGAGGGAAATTCGATCAAGAGAGCCGCGGAGTTCTTTCTGCTTCTTCTTTTAACGTTCGGAGTCCTCGATTGTAAGGGGACCAAGGTGGGAGGATTCGATTTTTCAGATATCTTCGACCTTGGGTTTTTCTCCGGAGGAAAGATATTCGGCGTGGATCCCAATATCCAACCTCCTTATAACAGTGTGGACAACGATGTCGCTACCATTCCTACCGACTTCGGCTCTACCACTCCTCAGGCAATTCTCTATATAAACTCCTTGGACAACGTGGATCGATATAAGGAATTAGAAATCCGATTCTCCGAGCCTATGAACAAGTCTCTGACTGAGGCGAATTTCTCGATCACTGGAACATCCGGAAACCTGTCCGGTCCGACTCCGGGAGGAGAATTCTATTGGATGAGTAGCCAAAAGCTTCGGTTCAATCCTTATAGAGAATTGAAACCTGCGGAGACCTATACTCTTACGATCACTTCTGATGCTCCTACTTTGGGAGGAGTTCCTCTGCAGACCTATACGGTTTCTTTTCGCACTACTGCAGATTATAGCTTAACGAATAAGATCACCCAAGGAGGCCAGTATACTCTGAACGGAACGAACGATATCACCTTCGATCAATCGGCTGCTCTCCAACTTTCTTCCAGCTTCACGAATCCTGTGGCAGGCGAGAATTATATCCAGTCCATCGTATTGAAGAAGTTGAGTTCCACAAATTACGAGCAGATCTGCGCCTCTCCTCCTTGTTCTATGAGTGCCGCGATCGCCTTGAATTTAAGTACTTCTTCCATCGCTCCTACTGTCGGTGGGAATACTTATTATTACGAGATCCAGACAGCGAATGGAAAGATCTTCCGTAAATATTTCAGCTTTAATTATGGAAGGTTAGAAAACGCGGATAACGTTCTTCCTTATGTGGCAAACGGTGTGATGGACGAGGCGCAGATGCTTCCTTTCTTAGGAAAGGCCATCCAAAAGTATACGACTGGCGCATTTAAGATCCTGGATAGCACAGGAGTTCCACGTACATTCCAAGAATTCCTATTAGGAATGCCTGATTATCCTAAGAAGAAAATGTATGAGAACGGTGCTTGGACAATCGGAGAAGCTTGTATTAAGCCGGACGGTCTCATGTCTGGAAACAACAACCTAAGCACTTTTCAGAACTACCAATATATTTCCGTATTCGGTTCCAAGCCTGGAGCGGAAGGAAGAGGGTATTGCTACGTAAGACCTTCCCAATGCGGACCTACGGATAACGGAGGACCAAACGATAACGGTGCACCCTATGCACCGAATTCTTCTTGGAACTGGGCAGACTATAACGCGTGTCAGGCGGGAAACCAGGCCAAGTGCCAAGCGATCACTCATTGGGGAGACCCAAATTGGAGTCTTTGTCATTATCCAACTGTTGCAAAACAGTATGACGGATATACTTCCACAGTATTTGCTCCATTCGGTCGTCCGAAAGGAAAGATCAGCAGCATGTGCGACGACACTGTGGACATCAATAATGCAGTGAGTTGGATCGCTTGCTTTAAGACCTTCGGAGATGTTTCCGCGATCTCACCCGGGCCATTCTCCAAATACAGTGCCACTTTAAATATTACAGACCAAGGGATAGCAAACGGAAGTTCAGCAGTGAACATGGACGTGTATGTGACGGACATGAGACTTCCTTCCTTCGTAAAATGCGGGTCTACGAATTCTACTTACGGATGTTCCGCAGGAGTGGGAACTAAGTTAGGGAATGTGCAGGCGGATCTGAAAGTAAATCCGGGTGCGGGCGCGGTTGCGCCAGGACTCGGTCTGGATCTGAAATCACGTTATGTGGAAGTGGATCTTCTTGTGGTTTCCAGATTCGAAGATTGGTTCGGAACATTCATGGGGCCAGGGGCATTGCTCGTTTTTACTACGACGGCAAAGTTGAACTGGGATCCCGCGGTAGAAGGTGCATTGAACGGAAGCGGTTATGATTGGAATAATGTGCAATTGTCCAAGCCTCGCTTAGCAACTGCTCGCGCCAGAAATACTTTGAGCGTGACCTCCGATGGTCTCATCAATATGAATGTGAGGACACCTTTCGGGATCAACGATACGTACTTCCCGGATAATCCGAGCACTGCAGACATTCTTTCGAACACGAATAACTTCTTCGTTCTTCCTTGGTCCAACCCGAACCATTTGCCAATGGCGAATCTGTATCCGGGAGAAAATACTTCCGACTTCATGTGGACTTCTCCTATGACTTACTTGGGAGGAAGCGAGCAGTTCGGAGATGTGGTTTCCGCGATCGTAGGAAGCCAATCCATCCAAGACATGGCCGGCACCACTGTTCCTCTCGTAAAACAGATCATCACCCAGTACATGTTGAAGGATATTGTGACTCGTATCGCTCCGAATGTATTGAACTCCGTGATCTCCGATCTGAGAGATACAGGTGTTACCATTACCTTACCGGATTATCTTCCTGCGCCTTTAGGAAATTTCCCGCTCACAGTGAAGTTTAAACTGAATACGGATGCTACGATCAAGCATGACGGAACGAATAAGGGACTCGTGACTTCTTTGGATTTCGCGTTTACAAGTTCGTATAGCCCGGCAGCAGGACTCCGGACACAGTCCGGAAAGACAGGAATGGTAACGACCCGGGCTTGGACCGCAGCAAATCCTCCTCCTTCTGCATATCAGTTCAGCCAGTCCGCAGCGAATCCTGGATTCTTGATCTCTATGCATACGGATACCATCTCCCAAGCTGCCTTTCATCTTTGGAAGAGAAGGGGACTGGATATCGTTTTGAATAAGGCATTCATAGACGGAATGAATGCGTTTGCCGGAGCGGATCCGTTATTTGCTCTTACAACTTCCTTCTTAAAGGCCTCTCCTTTAGTAACCATCCTCGTGCCCGGAAGAAATAAACTGCAAGGATTGAATTCATCCAATCAGATCGCTCCTCCTGTAAAGTCTTACGATGATATAGACATGGTAATGTCTCCGATCATGGCTCCGAATGTGAAATTCAAGCCAATGACTTCTTCGGGAGTTCCTAAGATGAGACTCTTCTTTACGGAGATGCAATTGCAGATCGTAGCTAAGAAGCCTGCTTCTTGTGCAGGACTCACCGACGACGATCTTACCGATTGCCAAGCAGATACTAGAGCAAACGGATACCAACAAACATTGGGAACAGTCAGGATCAGCTTTGCAGCGGATGCGGACTTTAGGTTCAAGATGTTCTCGAATCCTACCAACAATCCGAATCTTGCCAACTTGAACGCGCTTCAAGTGATCTTGGATCCGAATAATAATTTGGATTACACTGTGGAAGTGTTGGAAGGATCCACGTATAATCCATTCGGATTGGATCCGGAAGGGATTAAATCCGTGATCTCTCCTTTGGTGACCACACTTGTGATCCCAATGGTGAATAGCATTATGAAAGAAATACCTATGCCGCCTACGATCACATTCCCTAAATTGAGAAACGCTGCTGCGACTTCCAGTCCGTTGAATCTCTCCACTGCGTGCGCTATCAGTGCGAAGAGTGATAAGGTCCAATTCTTTACCTTGAATACGCCTCAGGTATCGGATCCTTATCTATTGGGTGGAATGAGATTCGTAGGAGATGCATTGGTGGATCCTTCTTCATTGATCGTCTGCCCTTAA
- a CDS encoding helix-turn-helix domain-containing protein, which yields MPNPGLLSQSYDNANPWFLIFWGITQFGAALGILMSLGQLVMEKKTSLNRLLALLFFQMGLLQACFLLLVSGEYREFPRISLAELPLIASTGPILFGIHRVSQDQDSDKNGFLGLSNKHLVLPILVWIVYLAAISILPVSYMVDKITLFMTQTGWNEGEILLLLPLLNLGFYIWLIIWGSWDLFRWEILQEEWTARILLFMVIATFANMAFGAFFLASKSPLSLLGCSAMMGLSLCLAYLIGHKRPAFFQTLQEVSEAARQKYTRSLLLGVDRNALRENLKQLMERDKLYRDEELSLADLADELALSTHQVSELINQELGINFSAFVNDYRIKEACELLQKEPDRSVLDIAFAVGFATKSSFHRAFQKHTGKTPSQFRGSEPV from the coding sequence ATGCCCAATCCCGGACTCCTGAGTCAAAGTTACGACAACGCAAACCCCTGGTTCCTGATCTTCTGGGGGATCACTCAGTTCGGAGCGGCTCTGGGGATCCTAATGTCCCTTGGGCAATTGGTCATGGAGAAGAAGACTTCCCTGAACCGATTACTAGCACTTCTTTTCTTCCAAATGGGCTTATTGCAGGCTTGCTTTCTGCTCCTAGTTTCTGGCGAATACAGGGAATTTCCCAGGATTTCCCTGGCGGAGTTGCCTCTCATCGCTTCTACAGGACCGATTTTATTTGGGATCCACAGAGTGAGCCAGGACCAAGACTCCGACAAGAACGGTTTCTTAGGACTTTCCAATAAGCATCTGGTTTTGCCCATATTGGTTTGGATCGTGTATTTAGCTGCGATCTCTATTCTTCCTGTTTCTTATATGGTGGATAAGATCACTCTCTTCATGACCCAGACCGGTTGGAATGAGGGGGAGATCCTTCTTCTGCTTCCTCTTCTTAACCTCGGGTTTTATATCTGGCTTATCATTTGGGGAAGCTGGGATCTATTCCGGTGGGAGATCCTACAAGAAGAATGGACCGCAAGGATCCTTCTATTCATGGTGATTGCCACCTTCGCGAACATGGCATTCGGAGCCTTCTTCTTAGCCTCTAAATCCCCTCTTTCCCTATTGGGTTGCTCAGCCATGATGGGACTCAGCCTTTGCCTCGCCTATCTGATCGGGCATAAACGGCCCGCATTCTTCCAAACCTTGCAAGAAGTGAGCGAGGCTGCGAGACAGAAATATACACGTTCTCTTCTTCTCGGAGTGGACCGAAACGCGCTTCGCGAAAATCTAAAACAGCTCATGGAGAGAGACAAACTCTATCGGGACGAGGAGCTAAGTCTGGCTGATCTTGCCGACGAGCTGGCACTTTCTACCCACCAAGTATCGGAGTTGATCAACCAGGAACTCGGGATCAACTTCTCCGCATTCGTAAACGATTATAGGATCAAAGAGGCTTGTGAACTTCTCCAAAAGGAACCGGATCGTTCTGTCTTGGATATCGCGTTCGCAGTCGGATTTGCAACCAAATCCTCCTTCCATAGGGCATTTCAAAAACATACAGGCAAGACACCTTCTCAATTCAGAGGCAGCGAACCAGTTTGA
- a CDS encoding DMT family transporter, whose amino-acid sequence MPYADSKLDLPMQENRLRTYLEFQLSQLLISGNVLFAQLLSYSPSMINWGRTLFAFILLGGFLYLRKRPFFFPSKKDNAISFGLGLVLAAHWVTFFASAQTGNIAIAVLTLFTHPVWTVLLEPLFFPSRVRLLDLGMALLVFFGMWILVPSFDLNDSYLIAVILGLVSSLCMAFRNLLTKKYLSDHGSTQVMFHQTLVTCLSLSPILFFESTFSTIRDWSLILLLGVFLTAIGHTFYIKAVFRMKVKTAGLLSTVQPVYSAILAWLILGEVPRQQEFLGGGFILLAACIETLRYQKKTE is encoded by the coding sequence TTGCCGTATGCCGATTCTAAACTGGACCTGCCGATGCAGGAAAATCGACTTAGAACTTATCTCGAATTTCAGCTTTCTCAGCTCCTGATCAGCGGAAACGTTCTCTTCGCGCAACTTCTTTCTTACTCCCCTTCCATGATCAACTGGGGAAGGACCTTATTTGCATTTATTCTACTAGGCGGCTTTCTATATCTTCGTAAGCGTCCCTTCTTCTTTCCTTCTAAGAAAGATAATGCGATCTCTTTCGGATTGGGCCTTGTCCTAGCGGCGCATTGGGTCACCTTCTTTGCATCCGCGCAAACCGGAAATATTGCGATCGCAGTTTTGACACTGTTCACTCATCCTGTATGGACCGTTTTACTAGAGCCTCTCTTCTTTCCTTCCAGAGTCAGGCTCTTGGATTTGGGAATGGCCCTTCTTGTTTTCTTCGGGATGTGGATCCTTGTACCTAGTTTCGATCTAAACGATTCATATTTGATCGCCGTAATATTGGGACTCGTCTCTTCTCTTTGCATGGCATTCCGAAACCTTCTCACTAAGAAATATCTTTCAGATCACGGTTCTACTCAGGTCATGTTCCATCAGACGTTAGTCACCTGCCTTTCCTTAAGTCCGATCTTATTCTTCGAATCTACGTTTTCCACGATAAGAGACTGGAGTCTGATCCTTCTCTTAGGAGTCTTCTTAACTGCGATCGGACATACCTTTTATATCAAAGCGGTATTTCGAATGAAGGTAAAGACCGCAGGACTCCTTTCTACTGTACAGCCCGTATATTCCGCAATCCTTGCTTGGCTTATTCTGGGAGAAGTTCCTAGACAACAAGAGTTCTTGGGAGGAGGGTTCATTCTTCTTGCTGCCTGTATAGAAACATTACGCTACCAGAAAAAGACGGAATAA
- a CDS encoding glycosyl hydrolase family 67 yields MLTLVDGSAPFFLESSKRSQNWSKAPLSHLEKSSLPSRKKHKRVRESFSKYTKRISKLGFNAISLDEFCYLANYPFYPQNLAEKIRSYRKKYKKLFKIAVSQDLKIFLTSDFFSVNESISKATGNELEKITTLFESGLDDVFTSFPEISGIILRIGESDGVDVTGDFRSKLLLKDPEQANKFLKTILPVFEKHNKTLIFRTWTLGAYSIGDLIWNPKTYKKVFEGIQSKSLIVSLKYGEGDFFRHLALNPLFFADERPKLLELQARREYEGFGEYPSFVGWQYGNYRDQLLGKANLAGISVWTQTGGWSSFKNITFLKGSSYWNELNSYVSLKLFTEPNWTVEDCIQKFYGKKDLSEFIRFLRLSDQVIEDLLYDPCFAKQTLYVHRVRIPTLLHITWDRITVSDPFRAVYSRLNPTPSESLRLGEEAYSSLEEMKRISKKLDLPYDSRFQTKTFKLILNCRKLLYQEDVPLFLETKRLAKEFHKKYPKTFRFQISRPKSRPSWIAGLFFRLYLRKRSKYRFIDRILFHPILRKIYYLVFLGIRNRLPDFINSQGMPIRELLS; encoded by the coding sequence ATGCTCACCTTAGTAGACGGTTCGGCTCCCTTCTTCTTAGAGTCCTCTAAGAGATCCCAAAACTGGTCCAAGGCTCCTCTGTCCCATCTGGAGAAATCCTCCCTTCCTTCCAGGAAGAAACATAAACGAGTCCGGGAATCCTTTTCCAAATATACGAAACGAATTTCTAAATTAGGTTTCAATGCGATCAGCTTGGACGAGTTTTGTTATCTGGCAAATTATCCTTTCTATCCCCAAAACCTTGCGGAAAAGATCAGATCTTACAGGAAGAAATATAAGAAATTATTCAAGATCGCAGTCTCCCAAGATCTAAAGATCTTTCTTACGAGCGATTTCTTTTCCGTAAACGAATCCATCTCCAAGGCGACCGGGAATGAACTGGAAAAGATCACTACTCTCTTCGAAAGCGGACTGGACGATGTTTTCACTTCCTTTCCTGAGATCTCAGGCATCATCCTGAGGATAGGTGAATCGGATGGAGTGGATGTGACCGGCGATTTTAGAAGTAAACTCCTCCTAAAAGATCCCGAACAAGCAAACAAATTCCTAAAAACGATCCTACCGGTCTTCGAAAAACATAATAAAACCTTAATATTTCGGACCTGGACCCTGGGCGCGTATAGCATTGGGGACCTGATCTGGAATCCGAAGACCTATAAAAAAGTGTTCGAAGGCATCCAAAGCAAGTCTCTCATCGTTTCGTTAAAATACGGAGAAGGAGACTTCTTCCGTCATCTCGCTTTAAATCCACTCTTCTTTGCGGATGAAAGACCGAAACTCTTGGAATTACAGGCAAGAAGGGAATATGAAGGCTTCGGAGAATATCCTAGTTTCGTGGGTTGGCAATACGGGAATTATAGGGACCAATTATTAGGAAAAGCGAATCTAGCTGGGATCAGCGTTTGGACACAGACGGGAGGCTGGTCTTCCTTCAAGAATATTACGTTCTTAAAAGGTTCTTCTTATTGGAACGAATTGAATTCCTATGTTTCCTTGAAACTATTCACGGAACCGAACTGGACTGTAGAAGATTGTATTCAAAAATTCTACGGAAAGAAGGATCTGAGCGAGTTCATTCGATTTTTAAGATTGAGCGATCAAGTAATAGAGGATCTACTCTACGATCCTTGTTTCGCAAAGCAAACCCTATATGTGCATAGGGTTCGTATTCCTACCCTTCTTCATATTACTTGGGACAGGATCACTGTCTCTGATCCTTTCCGCGCTGTATATTCCAGATTGAATCCAACTCCTTCCGAATCCTTACGATTGGGAGAAGAGGCATATTCCTCTTTGGAGGAAATGAAACGGATCTCTAAGAAGCTAGATCTTCCTTACGATTCCAGATTCCAGACCAAGACTTTCAAACTGATCTTGAATTGCAGAAAACTTTTGTACCAAGAAGACGTTCCCTTATTCTTGGAAACGAAACGACTCGCAAAGGAATTCCATAAGAAGTATCCAAAGACCTTTCGTTTTCAGATCTCCCGACCGAAATCGAGGCCATCCTGGATTGCTGGCCTCTTCTTCAGGCTGTATTTAAGAAAGAGAAGTAAGTATCGTTTCATAGATAGGATCCTATTCCATCCCATACTCAGAAAGATCTATTATCTGGTATTTTTGGGCATCCGAAACAGACTTCCCGATTTTATCAATAGCCAGGGAATGCCGATCCGGGAATTGCTCAGCTGA
- a CDS encoding MORN repeat-containing protein gives MFRFTFRILILLFAIFLIFDCSSSDTKDSSGSDASSGNSSSSEASASSRSANLGDESEDGRCEAGDCENGNGTYTYSTGDKYVGGFKNGLREGRGKFEYKNGDKFEGSFQADQKEGSGTYSYSNGTLLQGNFSGGVLKGAGTVTFSDGSSLEAEFKDNSNSNPGKYTRADGSEDECSLQNKAVYCSK, from the coding sequence ATGTTCCGTTTTACCTTTCGCATTCTAATCCTTCTCTTCGCAATTTTTCTAATATTCGATTGCTCTAGTTCGGATACAAAGGATTCCTCCGGTTCGGACGCATCTTCCGGAAATTCCTCTTCCTCAGAAGCAAGCGCTTCTTCCCGCTCCGCGAACTTGGGAGATGAATCGGAAGATGGCCGATGCGAGGCCGGAGATTGTGAGAATGGAAATGGCACCTATACCTATTCCACCGGAGACAAATACGTTGGTGGTTTCAAGAACGGCCTTCGGGAAGGAAGAGGAAAATTCGAATATAAGAACGGGGATAAGTTCGAAGGAAGCTTCCAAGCAGACCAGAAAGAAGGATCCGGAACATACTCCTATTCCAACGGGACCTTGCTGCAAGGAAACTTTTCAGGCGGAGTATTGAAAGGCGCAGGAACTGTTACCTTTTCGGACGGAAGTTCCTTAGAGGCAGAGTTCAAGGACAATTCGAACTCCAACCCTGGAAAATACACTCGAGCAGACGGCTCGGAAGACGAATGCTCTCTACAAAACAAAGCGGTCTACTGTTCTAAATAA
- a CDS encoding BTAD domain-containing putative transcriptional regulator: protein MTYYQLSCYLVVTVLVYRTFHNLVLYFKNRKQSYLLYFALLQVTYGAYLFCFTQTINVENPEKALVWERMENAFVPIFATCIALFVNNYKRIFSKDFILLFVFLNLLLAVLLFHDPNAYTISVSHPRIFPALGIVIYETDQPIIMQYTYLSGILMIVWTLIKVTTQFLKNRFRNRFLLYGLILFFSSVIVDILVANDILPIPYTSHFSFLVLMFSVDSFLTVNKSEREVRIEFKESVSKWLNKPGTSQFANREKEERSDLSEKVNKPSKAQNSKKLRVKVLGPLELDLDGKKISAAEYSSKKKLLKLIKLLLVRYGKGIHKEELLENLWPGMSEKNALNSLHALLFRLRKILGNPEAVVFAEDRLYFHPELVEADFVEFEREYEKGGKLLRNKKEEEAISAYRSAQELYKGDFFEFDLYFPESELKREYLRKNLIEIYKCLCEFAQRSGDAPSLLSDSESWIRLDDLDERAWRFHFESLQLLDRKNEALRKFEDMKKILKKELGVEPDQETVSLIEKIRVISPVN from the coding sequence ATGACGTACTACCAGCTCTCTTGCTACTTGGTCGTGACGGTTCTAGTCTACCGTACGTTTCATAATCTAGTATTATACTTTAAAAACAGGAAGCAATCGTACCTTCTTTACTTCGCTTTACTGCAGGTAACATACGGAGCGTATCTGTTCTGTTTTACTCAAACCATCAATGTAGAAAATCCTGAAAAGGCACTTGTATGGGAGAGAATGGAGAACGCGTTCGTTCCTATATTTGCCACTTGTATTGCATTATTCGTGAATAATTATAAGAGGATCTTCAGTAAAGACTTCATTCTTCTATTCGTATTCTTAAACCTACTTCTTGCAGTACTTCTTTTTCACGATCCGAATGCGTACACGATCAGTGTGTCGCATCCAAGGATCTTTCCTGCGCTTGGGATCGTGATCTATGAAACGGATCAACCGATCATTATGCAATACACCTACCTTTCCGGGATCTTGATGATCGTCTGGACCCTGATCAAGGTGACCACTCAGTTCTTAAAGAACCGTTTTCGGAATCGCTTCCTTCTCTATGGACTGATCCTTTTTTTTAGTAGCGTGATCGTGGATATCCTCGTTGCGAACGATATCCTTCCGATCCCGTATACGTCCCATTTTAGCTTTCTCGTCCTGATGTTCTCCGTGGATAGCTTCCTAACCGTGAATAAATCGGAGAGGGAGGTTCGTATCGAATTTAAGGAATCCGTCTCTAAATGGCTGAATAAGCCTGGAACTTCTCAATTTGCGAACCGGGAAAAAGAAGAGAGATCGGATCTAAGTGAGAAGGTGAATAAACCTTCTAAGGCCCAAAACTCCAAGAAGCTAAGAGTAAAAGTACTTGGTCCTTTGGAATTGGATCTGGATGGAAAGAAGATCTCGGCTGCGGAATATTCCAGTAAGAAGAAGCTCTTAAAACTGATCAAACTTCTCCTGGTGCGCTATGGCAAGGGGATCCACAAAGAGGAATTACTCGAGAACCTTTGGCCCGGTATGTCCGAGAAGAATGCTCTGAATAGTCTGCATGCTTTGCTTTTCCGGCTTCGCAAAATCTTAGGGAATCCGGAAGCGGTAGTATTTGCAGAAGATAGATTGTATTTTCATCCGGAGCTAGTAGAGGCCGATTTCGTCGAGTTCGAAAGGGAGTATGAGAAGGGAGGAAAACTTCTTCGCAATAAGAAAGAAGAAGAAGCGATCTCCGCTTATAGATCCGCTCAGGAATTGTACAAGGGTGACTTCTTTGAATTCGATCTATACTTCCCTGAATCGGAGCTCAAACGGGAATATTTAAGAAAGAACCTCATAGAGATCTATAAATGTCTCTGCGAGTTTGCGCAAAGATCGGGCGATGCTCCTTCCTTATTGTCGGATTCTGAAAGCTGGATCCGGTTGGACGATCTGGACGAAAGAGCTTGGAGATTTCATTTCGAATCCTTGCAACTATTGGATAGAAAGAACGAGGCATTGCGTAAATTCGAGGATATGAAGAAGATCCTGAAAAAGGAATTAGGCGTAGAGCCCGACCAAGAAACCGTTTCCTTGATCGAGAAAATCCGGGTCATCTCTCCTGTGAATTGA
- a CDS encoding fatty acid desaturase, producing MIAIAERQTSQVPTKLYQRLSSKEKSKRIMKWIRLRDKKLRQKFGFLKHQDALGLGITLGSASGMILFAGLYIAGIIPAWACIVVNGVLASLLHEIEHDLIHNLYYKDNLRIQNLMFWTVWIFRGNTVSPWYRRMIHTLHHKVSGHREDIEERLIGNGMKFGWKRFITMLDGNMSFLFQAHILRREAPKFKRSEITRSSWPYLVIFYHLWYNFLFINLFYIGNELLGKPVEVPAWLDSIRHFLNIAAVVYTIPNWIRQTSIQIVSSNMHYYGDVKGLHDQTQILNRWFLFPLHLFCFNFGSTHGIHHFVVNQPFYLRQAVAPFVHPAMKRYGIRFNDFGSIFRANRLGNQEALLT from the coding sequence ATGATCGCCATTGCAGAAAGACAGACGAGTCAGGTTCCAACCAAACTTTACCAAAGACTTTCTTCTAAAGAGAAGAGTAAACGGATCATGAAATGGATCCGCTTACGCGACAAGAAATTGCGCCAAAAATTCGGATTCTTAAAACACCAGGACGCTTTGGGTCTTGGAATCACTCTGGGTTCCGCTTCCGGAATGATCCTCTTCGCCGGTCTATACATCGCAGGCATCATACCAGCATGGGCCTGCATCGTTGTAAACGGAGTTCTTGCTTCTCTCTTGCACGAAATAGAGCACGACCTGATCCATAATCTGTACTATAAGGATAATCTCAGGATCCAAAACCTCATGTTCTGGACCGTTTGGATCTTCCGAGGAAACACTGTCAGTCCTTGGTATAGAAGAATGATCCACACTCTTCATCATAAGGTTTCCGGTCATAGAGAGGATATCGAAGAGCGTCTTATCGGAAACGGAATGAAATTCGGTTGGAAGAGATTCATTACCATGCTAGACGGAAATATGTCCTTCTTATTCCAGGCTCATATTCTGAGAAGAGAGGCTCCTAAGTTCAAGAGAAGTGAGATCACCCGATCCAGTTGGCCTTATCTCGTGATCTTCTATCATCTTTGGTACAATTTCTTATTTATTAATTTGTTCTATATCGGGAACGAACTCTTAGGAAAACCCGTAGAAGTTCCTGCTTGGTTGGATTCTATTCGCCATTTTCTGAATATCGCTGCGGTGGTTTATACGATCCCGAATTGGATCCGTCAGACTAGCATTCAGATCGTTTCTTCGAATATGCATTATTACGGAGATGTGAAGGGACTCCACGACCAAACCCAAATATTGAATCGTTGGTTCTTATTTCCTCTGCACCTGTTCTGTTTCAATTTCGGGAGCACTCATGGCATCCACCATTTCGTCGTGAACCAACCCTTTTATCTACGCCAAGCAGTTGCACCCTTCGTGCATCCAGCCATGAAGAGATATGGGATCCGATTCAACGATTTCGGAAGTATCTTTAGAGCCAATCGATTGGGAAATCAGGAAGCATTGCTCACGTAA